A single window of Nocardioides kongjuensis DNA harbors:
- the flgK gene encoding flagellar hook-associated protein FlgK: MAGSFGSINTALSGLRYNQVALDVAGNNIANASTDGYVRRRVVGASVSSAQAALWSRYDGHGEGVAVGEVRRMSDPLLDSRVRREHGMLSYLSTSRTILARVEEGVGEPGPNGVHAAMLELRNAWQDLSLNPGSTAARQQVLGRAETLAQALRGQVANVAGEEADQRIHATNLVSEVNTAASGLAALNHDILVTEQNGTDAGVLRDRRDVLATRLAELTGGVTTVQADGQFTVTVAGTPLVQGKEAGTFVLASGITPAGAADGSPITYRIDASWGSTVLPSGATGPGGELGAVTEVLTTTLPAYRAGLDAVAADLAATVNAQQAAGFDATGTAGAPLFGYDPLVGAASLQVAITDPAELAASSVGGGALDGSNADLLSRIGTYPDAYQRLVNGLGTDVAALDRRTANQTSLTGALDDAREQQAGVNLDEETVNMVSAQRAYEAAARLMTTLDEVLDTLINRTGLVGR; encoded by the coding sequence ATGGCCGGGTCGTTCGGGTCGATCAACACCGCTCTCTCCGGGCTGCGCTACAACCAGGTCGCGCTCGACGTGGCCGGCAACAACATCGCCAACGCCAGCACGGACGGCTACGTCCGCCGCCGCGTCGTCGGCGCCTCGGTCAGCAGCGCACAGGCCGCCCTGTGGTCGCGCTACGACGGCCACGGCGAGGGTGTCGCGGTCGGCGAGGTGCGCCGGATGAGCGACCCGCTGCTCGACTCGCGGGTACGCCGCGAGCACGGGATGCTGTCCTACCTCTCGACCAGCCGCACGATCCTGGCCCGGGTCGAGGAGGGCGTCGGCGAGCCCGGCCCCAACGGCGTGCACGCCGCGATGCTCGAGCTCCGCAACGCCTGGCAGGACCTCTCGCTCAACCCCGGCAGCACTGCCGCCCGCCAGCAGGTCCTCGGCCGCGCCGAGACCCTCGCCCAGGCGCTGCGCGGCCAGGTCGCCAACGTCGCGGGCGAGGAGGCGGACCAGCGCATCCACGCCACCAACCTGGTCAGCGAGGTCAACACGGCCGCGTCCGGCCTGGCGGCGCTCAACCACGACATCCTCGTCACCGAGCAGAACGGCACCGACGCGGGCGTGCTCCGCGACCGCCGCGACGTGCTCGCGACGCGGCTGGCCGAGCTCACCGGCGGCGTCACCACCGTCCAGGCCGACGGCCAGTTCACCGTGACCGTCGCCGGCACGCCGCTCGTGCAGGGCAAGGAGGCCGGCACCTTCGTGCTCGCCTCCGGCATCACGCCGGCCGGCGCCGCCGACGGCTCCCCGATCACCTACCGGATCGACGCGTCGTGGGGCAGCACCGTCCTCCCGTCCGGCGCGACCGGTCCCGGCGGTGAGCTCGGTGCGGTCACCGAGGTGTTGACGACCACCCTGCCGGCGTACCGCGCCGGCCTGGACGCGGTCGCCGCGGACCTCGCCGCGACCGTCAACGCCCAGCAGGCGGCGGGCTTCGACGCGACCGGCACTGCCGGGGCGCCGCTGTTCGGCTACGACCCGCTCGTCGGCGCGGCCAGCCTGCAGGTCGCGATCACCGACCCTGCCGAGCTCGCCGCCTCCAGCGTCGGCGGCGGCGCCCTCGACGGCAGCAACGCCGACCTGCTCAGCCGGATCGGCACCTACCCGGACGCCTACCAGCGCCTGGTCAACGGTCTCGGGACGGACGTGGCGGCGCTCGATCGTCGTACGGCCAACCAGACGTCGCTGACCGGCGCCCTCGACGACGCCCGCGAGCAGCAGGCGGGCGTCAACCTCGACGA
- the flgN gene encoding flagellar export chaperone FlgN, with protein MVDTADMDKLSQVLWREREMLEALAYRLEVERLVLASGRTRWLVNATRDIEDLLDDLRATEVLRAAAADEAAAILGLTPNPSLAALAEAAPDPWHGILRDHRDALVAIARDIAETSEEAKGLLTAGYRSARETLLAIGGTTTASYTHAGTVVADAPRHHLLDRSL; from the coding sequence GTGGTCGACACCGCAGACATGGACAAGCTGTCACAGGTCCTGTGGCGGGAGCGCGAGATGCTCGAGGCACTGGCCTACCGGCTGGAGGTCGAGCGGCTGGTGCTCGCCAGCGGCCGGACCCGGTGGCTGGTCAACGCCACCCGGGACATCGAGGACCTGCTCGACGACCTGCGCGCCACCGAGGTGCTGCGCGCTGCTGCCGCCGACGAGGCCGCCGCGATCCTGGGGCTGACGCCCAACCCGTCGCTGGCCGCGCTCGCGGAGGCGGCACCCGACCCGTGGCACGGCATCCTGCGCGACCACCGTGACGCGCTGGTCGCCATCGCCCGTGACATCGCGGAGACCTCCGAGGAGGCCAAGGGCCTGCTCACCGCCGGCTACCGCTCGGCGCGGGAGACCCTCCTCGCCATCGGCGGCACGACGACCGCCAGCTACACGCACGCCGGCACCGTGGTCGCCGACGCCCCCCGTCACCACCTCCTCGACCGGAGCCTGTGA
- a CDS encoding sigma-70 family RNA polymerase sigma factor: MNANEATVATSGTDELITSHMPLVGHIVRETMGRVPSHVNRDDLTSAGLTALVLAARAFDETRGVPFDRYAATRIRGALLDELRSVDWASRSVRRRARDLAETRNQLAVVLGRTPTLAEVARATGLSEDEVAANDDDVSRAQVLSLQGSSTTPIEELVPTRAPSPEDLLEHGERLTYLREAIAELPDRLRVVVEDYFFSERPMADIAADLGVTDSRISQMRAEALSLLRDALNHELEPALVRPTGKSGGVAQRRRESYFAAVAARHAAGMRRGVSPLDAVG; this comes from the coding sequence GTGAACGCGAACGAGGCCACCGTCGCCACCTCGGGTACCGACGAGCTGATCACCAGCCACATGCCCTTGGTGGGACACATCGTGCGGGAGACCATGGGTCGGGTGCCGTCCCACGTCAACCGCGACGACCTCACCTCCGCCGGCCTGACCGCCCTGGTCCTGGCGGCCCGCGCGTTCGACGAGACCCGGGGCGTTCCGTTCGACCGGTACGCCGCCACCCGGATCCGCGGGGCCCTCCTCGACGAGCTGCGCTCGGTCGACTGGGCCTCGCGCTCGGTACGACGTCGCGCCCGCGACCTCGCCGAGACCCGCAACCAGCTCGCCGTGGTCCTCGGCCGGACCCCCACACTGGCCGAGGTCGCCCGGGCGACCGGCCTGAGCGAGGACGAGGTCGCCGCCAACGACGACGACGTCTCCCGAGCCCAGGTGTTGTCGCTGCAGGGCTCGAGCACGACCCCGATCGAGGAGCTGGTCCCCACCCGCGCTCCCTCGCCCGAGGACCTGCTCGAGCACGGCGAGCGGCTGACCTACCTGCGCGAGGCGATCGCCGAGCTGCCGGACCGGCTGCGTGTGGTGGTCGAGGACTACTTCTTCTCCGAGCGGCCGATGGCCGACATCGCCGCCGACCTGGGCGTCACCGACTCCCGGATCTCGCAGATGCGGGCCGAGGCGCTGTCGCTGCTGCGTGACGCGCTCAACCACGAGCTGGAGCCGGCCCTGGTCCGCCCGACGGGCAAGAGCGGTGGCGTCGCCCAGCGCCGGCGCGAGTCGTACTTCGCCGCCGTCGCGGCCCGGCACGCGGCCGGGATGCGCCGCGGCGTCAGCCCGCTCGACGCGGTCGGCTGA